A single Eulemur rufifrons isolate Redbay chromosome 9, OSU_ERuf_1, whole genome shotgun sequence DNA region contains:
- the RASL10B gene encoding ras-like protein family member 10B translates to MVSTYRVAVLGARGVGKSAIVRQFLYNEFSEVCVPTTARRLYLPAVVMNGHVHDLQILDFPPISAFPVNTLQEWADACCRGLRSVHAYILVYDICCFDSFEYVKTIRQQILETRVIGTSETPIIIVGNKRDLQRGRVIPRWNVSHLVRKTWKCGYVECSAKYNWHILLLFSELLKSVGCARCKHVHAALRFQGALRRNRCAIM, encoded by the exons ATGGTCTCCACCTACCGGGTGGCCGTGCTGGGGGCGCGAGGCGTGGGCAAGAGTGCCATCGTGCGCCAGTTCTTGTACAACGAGTTCAGCGAGGTCTGTGTGCCCACCACCGCCCGCCGCCTCTACCTGCCTGCTGTAGTCATGAACGGCCACGTGCACGACCTCCAGATCCTCGACTTCCCACCCATCAGCGCCTTTCCTGTCAACACGCTGCAG GAGTGGGCAGATGCCTGCTGCAGGGGACTCCGGAGCGTCCATGCCTACATCCTGGTCTACGACATCTGCTGCTTTGACAGCTTTGAGTACGTCAAGACCATCCGCCAGCAGATCCTGGAGACGAG GGTGATCGGCACCTCGGAGACGCCCATCATCATCGTGGGCAACAAGCGGGACCTGCAGCGCGGACGCGTGATCCCGCGCTGGAACGTGTCGCACCTGGTGCGCAAGACCTGGAAGTGCGGCTACGTGGAGTGCTCGGCCAAGTACAACTGGCACATCCTGCTGCTCTTCAGCGAGCTGCTCAAGAGCGTCGGCTGCGCGCGTTGCAAGCACGTGCACGCCGCCCTGCGCTTCCAGGGCGCGCTGCGCCGCAACCGCTGCGCCATCATGTGA